GAGCACCTATGTGGCGCGCGTCACATGAAAGGTGGGGGCGGGCGGCCGACACCCGCCCTGCCTCCGACGGTCCGACGGCAGGGCGGCAGGGCGCTTGGCCTACTCGGCGGACCGGGATCCGGCGGAGCGGCTGCGCACGGCGGCGAACACCGCGGCGGCCAGCCCCGGCACACCCACGATCAGTCCGGCGACGCCGAGCCCGCGGGCGGTCGAGTCACTGCTCGACGCCGTCTCCGTGGACCTGTCGAAGCTCTTCGTGGTCGTCGTCCCGTCACCTTGGCGGTCCAGCCGTCCTGCGGCGAGACGAGCACCCCGAGGACGGGAGGGTCGATGGGGAGGAAGACCTGCACCTTGTTGGTACTGGCCGTGTCCTCCTCGTTGGGGACCCGGAAGGTGAGGACGCAGTCCGTGGCGCCCTTGGCGTAGCTCTCGGGGTGGACGGTGACGTGCGCGGAGGCGGCACCGGCGGCGGCCAGGGTGGCGACAAGGCCGGCCCTGCGCAGGGCGGTGGTGCGAGTCGTGGACATGGGTGAGTTGATCTCCGTACTCAGCCGTCGCCCCACGGGGCCGCACCCATGAACGCCCGTCCGGCCAGCCCGAGGACGACCGGATACAGTGCGCGAGACGGCAGCCTGGACAGAGAGGGGAAACGTGACCGACACCAGCAACACCCGACCCGCCGACAGCGAAGTGAAAGCTCCGCGGCAGAGCCGACTGCACCGCCTGATGCGCTACATCCCCCTGATCGCCCCCGTCCTGCTGTGGGCCGTGCCCTGCTGGGTGCTCCTGTACACCGGCCAGCACTGGCCGCTGCCCGTCACGCTGGTCGGCACCGCCCTGTTCGTCCTCGGCCTCGTTGGTATGCCGCTCGCGATGGGGCGCGGCCACGGCCGGCGCCAGCAGGACCGGGCGGCGATCGTCGGTGACACCCTGCTGGGCGCCAGTTGGGTTCTGTTCACCTGGTCCGTTCTGCTCGGCGTCCTGTTGCGGCTCGCCCTGACCGTGGCCGGCGTCGGCGAGGGTCAGGACAGCGCCCGAATCGTCACGTGGGCCGTCCTCGGCGTAACCGCCGTACTGCTCGCCTGGGGGTACGCCGAAGCCCGCCGCGTGCCGCGCGTGCGCCGCCTCGACGTGCAACTCCCGCGGCTGGGTGCCGGGTTGGACGGCACCCGCGTCGTCCTCATCACCGACACCCACTACGGCCCACTCGATCGGGCCCGCTGGTCGGCGCGGGTGTGCGAGACGGTGAACACCCTGGAAGCCGACCTGGTCTGCCACACCGGCGACATCGCGGACGGCACGGCCGAACGGCGCCGCGCCCAGGCCGTCCCACTCGGCACCGTCCGAGCCACCTGTGCCCGGGTATACGTCACCGGCAACCACGAGTACTACAGCGAGGCCCAAGGCTGGGTCGACCTGATGGGCGAGCTGGGCTGGGAGCCGCTGCGCAACCGCCATCTGCTGCTCGAACGCGGAGGCGACACCCTCGTGGTCGCCGGCGTGGATGACGTCACCGCCGAGTCCTCCGGCCTGGCGGGCCACCGCGCCCACCTCGCCGGGGCCTTGAACGGTGCCGACCCCGGCCTACCCGTCCTGCTCTTGGCGCACCAGCCCAAGTTCGTCGACCGGGCGGCAGCCGACGGCATCGACCTCCAACTCTCCGGCCACACCCACGGCGGCCAGATCTGGCCCTTCCACCACCTGGTCCGCATCGACCAGCCCGCCCTCGCCGGCCTCAGCCACCACGGCACCCGCACCCTCCTCTACACCAGCCGCGGCACCGGCTTCTGGGGCCCGCCGTTCCGCGTCTTCGCCCCCAGCGAGATCACCCTGCTCGTGCTCCGCTCCCCGCACCTGCCCACCTCGCTGTAGCACTGGGCGGGCCAACACATCCGCTTGGAGCAGTCCACGAGCCGAGGGGTGCGGCGTCGACAGAGGACCAGTCCCGTCTCGCTGAGGACAAGATCTGGACCATTCCCGGGCCGACGGCTCCAACGAGCCATACGTGGCCACGTTTTACGCAGGTCAGCGACGCGTGACGCCTGTACCGCCGGCAGACCAAGAGTCTGCCGGTACATCGGCAGGAAGACTCGTGTCGTTGCGCCGGCCATGTCCTACGGCAGGCGCCACTCCACCGGCTGCGCACCCTGCCCGACCAGCAGGTCGTTGGCCCGGCTGAACGGCCGCGAACCGAAGAAGCCACGGTCCGCCGACATCGGCGACGGATGCGCGGACTCGATCGCGGGAAGATCCCCCAGCAACGGCCGGGCATTGCGGGCATCCCTGCCCCACAGAATCGACACCAGCGGCTTACCGCGCGCCGCCAGCGCCCGGATCGCCTGCTCCGTCACCTCCTCCCACCCCTTGTCGCGATGCGCGCCCGGTTTGCGTGGAGCGGTGGTGAGCGCCCTGTTGAGCAGCAGCACCCCCTGCTGCGTCCACGGCGTCAGATCCCCGTTCGACGGCCGGGGCAGCCCAAGGTCGGAATGCATCTCCCGAAAAATGTTCTCCAGACTGCCCGGCAGCGAACGCACCTCCGGCGCCACCGCGAAACTCAACCCGATCGCCATCCCCGGCGTGGGATAGGGATCCTGGCCGACAATCAGGACGCGGACGTCGTCGAAGGGCTGCTGGAAGGCCCGCAGGACATTCGCCCCGGACGGAAGGTACGTCCGGCCCGACGCTATCTCCGCCCGCAGGAAGTCCCCCATCGCAGCGATACGTTCCGCCACGGGCTCGAGTGCCTTCGCCCAGCCGGCTTCAACAAGTTCATTCAAAGGTCGTGGTGCCACGCCGCGTCACTCTACTGGCACACACAGACGTTCCGCAGAGACAATGATCCCTGTACACAGGACCCCTCCCCCAGGCGCTATTCTTCCTCCTCCTCGAGATCCGCGAGCCGTTCCAGCAGATCAGACAACCGGTCACCGGGAAGGAGGGGAGCCTGTCGCATCCAGTGATCAAGCCACTCCGTCACAGTCATCATTCCTGGTCAACTCACACCGGCCTGGGCCTGCCCCAGCCGTCCAACCGCGGCTTCTTCGGCTCACGGCCGTTCAGCAGGGCCAACGACCTGCTGGTCCGGCAGGGAGCTCAGCCGGTGGACTGGCGCCTGCCGTGACCGCCGACATCAACCCCGGCGACGGCCCCGGTACCGACTCCGGCATCCTCGCCGTGGATTCGGGTGGCTCCGGGCTGCGGGTCGCCCTGGGAACCGCCGAGCGCGGCGCCCTCGCCCGACGCTCGTCCCAGGTGCCCGTGCGCACCGGCGCGCGGGGCATCGACCCGGATCACCTGATGGCCCAACTGGTGCCACTGGTCCGGGCGTTGACGGACGAGACCGGTGTCCCGCCGCCGGCCACGGCCGTCGTGGGCGCGGCCGGTCTCGGCACGCTCGGCCACGCCCTGCGCGCCGAGCTCCCGGGCGCCCTGGCCCGCGAGTTCGGGGTCCGTACGACCGCGCTGGCCGCCGACGCCGTCACCGCCTACGTCGGCGCGCTCGGGGCGCGGCCGGGCGCGGTGGTGGTCGCGGGCACGGGCCTGATCGCGCTCGGCACGGATCTGACGGCATGGCAGCGGGCGGACGGCTGGGGCCACCTGCTGGGCGACTGCGGGGGCGGCGCCTGGATCGGCCGGGCCGGACTGGAAGCCGCCCTGCGCGCGTACGACGGGCGGCCCGGCGGGTCCGCTCCGCTCCTGGCCCGCGCCGAGGAGCGGTTCGGGCCGACGCCCGGGCTGCCCGGGCAGCTCTACCCGCGCCCGGACCGCCCGGCCGTCCTCGCCTCCTTCGCGCCGTACGTGGCCGGTTGCGCCGCGGACGACCCGGTCGCCGCCGGCATCCTGCGCACGGCGGCCCGGCACCTGGCCGAGTCGGCGGCCGCCGTCTGCCCGCGAGGCGGCGAGCCCCGGATCGCTCTCACCGGGGGCCTGTTCAAGATCGGCGACCCCCTCCTCGTCCCCCTGGAGGGCGAGTTGGCGAGACGGCTGCCGCACGCCCTGCGGGTGCCCGCCGAGGGCGATCCGCTGGACGGCGCCGTACGCATCGCCACCGCACTGGCGACGGGCGCGCTCACACTGCCGGGTGAGGAGAGCCTGCTGTCGGTGGTGCAGCAGACGTAATGCAGGGGGCGTAGGGAACGTACGTCAACGTACGGCATGTTACGAAAAGGGAGATTGCTCCCTTCGAGGGCAAGTCGCCCGGTAAACACGCTGATCACTTCTGATCCGCACGTAACTCATCAGACAAAACCGGACGGATACCGCTCACCTGCACCCTCCCCGAACAGGGGAGCCCAAGAAGCCAGTAACATGCGTCGCCATGAGCTCCCCCACTGGGCCCGCGTCCGGCCTGCCAGTACGAATGCCGCGACCTCGCCAGCCCGGGCGGCACCGCCGACCCGAGCCGCTGGCGGCTCCCGAGGGCGCGCCCGCGCTCGTTCTCGCGGTGCCGGGCACGCCGAGTGCCGCCGTGCGCAGTCTCGCCGAGGAGATCGTGAGCATCGCCCGCTCCGAGCTCCCCGGCCTGGACGCGCGCATCGGCTACCTCGACGGGGACGACACCGAGTTCCCCACGCTGCAGTCCATGCTCGTGTACGCCGCCGAGGAGCGCACCGCCCGCTTCGAGCACGCCCGTGCCGCCGGTCTGGACGTCAAGGAGCCCGACGGCCCGGTCGCCGTCGTCGTGCCGCTGCTGGCCGGCCCCGACGGCGCGCTGCTGCGCCAGGTCCGCCAGGCCGTCATGGAGAGCCGGATCGCGGCCGAGCTGACCGATGTGCTCGGCCCGCACCCGCTGCTCGCCGAGGCCCTGCACGTGCGGCTGTCCGAAGCGGGGCTGGCCCGCGCGGACCGCGCCCGGCTGTTCACCGTGGCGACGGCCGCGGACGGCATCATCCTGGCCTCCGTGGGCGGCGAGGAGGCCGTGCAGGCGGCCGGGATCACCGGCATGCTGCTCGCCGCGCGCCTCGCCGTGCCGGTGATGGCGGCGGCCCTCGACCAGGAGGGCTCCATCGCCTCCGTCGCCGAGCAGCTCCGGTCCTCCGGCTCCCAGCAGTTGGCGCTGGCGCCGTACCTGATCGGCCCGGAGATCAACGCCACGCTGATAGACGCGGCGGCCGAGGAGGCCGGCTGTGCCGCCGCCGAGGCGCTCGGCCCGTACCCGGCCATCGGCAAGCTCGCGCTCGCCAAGTACACGACCGCCCTCGGCATCGCCCCACCGCAGCCGCAGGGCGCACCGGTCCGTTGAGACGACCCTCAGGACGCGGTACGCAACGAAGGGCCCGCACCGGCTGGGACGCTGTTGGCGAATCCACGGGCGGCCGGGTACCAGTTCTGCAAATGTGACACTCCCACTAGGAAGTGTCACAGTTCGCGGCCGACAGCACCCCGGATCTCCAGCACGGACTCACCCTCACCCGGCCCGGATCGCCCAGGCGGAATTCGCCGACAGCATCCGGCTGGGTGCGGGCCCTTCGTCGTGCGCGCGACAGGGGTTCGGCGGGGTCAGCCGAGGATCACGCAGGAGGCGGCGGGGACCGCGATCGAACCGCCGCGCCGGGGCAGGCCGGTGGCCGGGTCCAGGGTGAACCAGGTGACGTCGCCGGAGCGTTCGTTCGCGACGTAGAGGAAGCCGCCGGTGCCGTCGACGGCGATCGCGCGCGGCCAGTGCCCGGCGCAGGGCACCGTCCCGACCAGCCGCAGGGCCTCTCCCCCGCCCTCCACCGCGAACACCGAGAGGACGTCCTCGCCGCGGGTGGCGGTCCACACGAACCGGCCGTCGGGCGAGACGACGAGGCCCGAGGGGTAGGCGTCGCCGGCCGGGGCGCCGGGCAGGACGGCCGTCTCGGCCAGGGGCTTCAGCGAGCCGTCGGAGGCGTCCCAGCGGCAGGCCGTGACGGTCGGGGTGAGTTCGTTGACGACGTAGGCGTACTCGCCGCCTGGGTGGAAGGCCAGGTGGCGTGGTCCTGAGCCGGGGCGCAGCGCGTGCTCCCCGTGCACGACGGGGCTGCCGTCGCGCAGGGCGCACACCCGGACGGAGTCCGTCCCGAGGTCCACGCTGACCGCCCACCGGCCGCTCGGGTCGGGCTGCACCTGGTGGGCGTGCGGGCCCTGCTGGCGTCGCGTGTGCGGGCCGGAACCGGTGTGCCGCAGGACGCCGGAGGCGACGCGGGCAAGGGTGCCGTCCGGGCGGAGCGGGACGGCGGTGACGCTGCCGGAGCCGTAGTTGGCGGTGAGGACGTGGCCGTCGAACACGCTGAGGTGGGTGGGGCCGCTGCCGCCGACCGGCACGGGCGGCCCGGTCGGCTCCGGGGCGTCACCGGTGACCCGGTAGGCAGCGACCGCGCCGTCCGTCGTCTCGCTGACCGCGTACAGCGTGTCGCCGGCGGCCGACAGGGCCAGGTAGGAGGGGTCGGGGACGCCGTTCACGCTGCTCAGGACGGTCAGCGCGCCGTCGGCCGGGTCCACGGCGGCGGCCACGATGCCGGGCCCTCCAGCCGCCGTGAACGAGCCGATGAACGCCCGCTGTCGCCTTCCGCCGAGGTCTGCCACCGCTGTCCCCTCCCGGGTCGCCGCTGCCGCTGCTGACGCTGCTGCTCGGGGTGACCGTAGCAGTCGATCACGAACGGTCTAGACCAGGCACGCTCGCTCGGCGACGCCTCAGGCGCCGAGCGGGACCCGGTGGGCGCCGCGCAGGGGCCCGGCGAGTTCGAGGAGGGCCTGTTCCAGGGCGTGGAGGTGGGCCAGTACCGGTTCGGCCGGTGCAGCGCTGCGCGGCGCGGCGGCGGTCTCCCCCGCGTGGCGGGGCGGTCCGTCGGCGGGCGGAGCGGTGAGCGTCTCGACGGCGGCCTCGACGCGCCAGCAGGCGGCGACGAGGCGGGCGTCGTGCGAGGCCTCGGGGTCCGCGGCGACCGAGGCGAGTCCGCGCACCTCGCGGGCGCAGTCGTCGAGCAGCGCGAGGATGTGCCGGGCCCGGCCCTTGCGGGCCCGCAGCGGGCTGAGCGGATGCACCAGGGGCGCCAGGGACTGCCGGACCCGGGCGAGGATCTGTTCCAGCTCGGCCGCCCGCCGGGCCGGGTCCGCCGTCGGGGAGCCCGCGAGCCGGGCGGCGGCCTCGGCGGTGCAGGCGTGCACGCAGCGCAGGGCGCGCTCCACCCACGCGTCGGTGACGGAGTGCGTGGTGACCGGGAGCACCAGCAGCACCGCCAGTCCGGCGCCCAGCGCGCCCACGGCCGTCTCGGTGACCCTCAGGGCGAGCAGGGCCGGGTCCAGCAGTCCGAGCAGTCCGTACAGCGCGCTGGCCAGGACCGTGACGGCGAGCATCATCCACGTGTAGGAGACGGCGGCGGAGTAGAAGATCCCGAAGACGGCGACCGCGACGATCACGGCGGTCGCCACCGGCTCCCCGTGCAGGGGCACGGCCACGACCAGGCCCAGCGCGATGCCGATGACGGTCCCGAGGAACCGCCGGAAGCCCCGGATCAGCGTCTCGCCGCGCGAGGTGGTGTTCACGAACACCCACCAGGTGGCGCCGACCGCCCAGTACCACCGCTGGTCGGACAGCGCCTGCCCGACGACGAGGGCCATCCCGGCGCCCGCGGTGGCCTGGATCGCCTGCCGGGTCGTGATCCGCGCCAGTCCCGTACCGCCGGTCGGCGGCGCGACCGCGGTGGTCGCTACCGGTCGCCGCCGCTCGTAGCACCACATCCCGAACCGCACCGCCGACGACGCCGCCAGCGACAGCGTCACCGCCGCGTAGAGCTCGGGCAGTTGGCCGGGGACGGTGTGCAGGAACTGTGCGGCGAAGAAGGTCATGAACGCGAACACCCCGAGCGAGTGCCCGCGCGGTCCCCAGCGCCGGGCGTACGCACCGGCTCCCACGACGGCGAGGAAGGCCAGGTCACGGGCGACGGGCAGGTCGTGCAGGACGGCCGCGAGGCCGAGCACCGGCAGCCCGACGGCCGGGAGCAGCGCGGTCGTCACGGCCTGCCCGCGCACCGTCGCGTCGGTCACCGTGAACAGGGCGAGCAGCGCCGCCAGGCCGCCGGTGATGGCCGCCGTCATGGAGTGCCCGGCCAGCGCGCACAGGGCGA
The Streptomyces sp. NBC_01485 genome window above contains:
- a CDS encoding DUF1775 domain-containing protein, encoding MSTTRTTALRRAGLVATLAAAGAASAHVTVHPESYAKGATDCVLTFRVPNEEDTASTNKVQVFLPIDPPVLGVLVSPQDGWTAKVTGRRPRRASTGPRRRRRAVTRPPAGSASPD
- a CDS encoding metallophosphoesterase; translated protein: MTDTSNTRPADSEVKAPRQSRLHRLMRYIPLIAPVLLWAVPCWVLLYTGQHWPLPVTLVGTALFVLGLVGMPLAMGRGHGRRQQDRAAIVGDTLLGASWVLFTWSVLLGVLLRLALTVAGVGEGQDSARIVTWAVLGVTAVLLAWGYAEARRVPRVRRLDVQLPRLGAGLDGTRVVLITDTHYGPLDRARWSARVCETVNTLEADLVCHTGDIADGTAERRRAQAVPLGTVRATCARVYVTGNHEYYSEAQGWVDLMGELGWEPLRNRHLLLERGGDTLVVAGVDDVTAESSGLAGHRAHLAGALNGADPGLPVLLLAHQPKFVDRAAADGIDLQLSGHTHGGQIWPFHHLVRIDQPALAGLSHHGTRTLLYTSRGTGFWGPPFRVFAPSEITLLVLRSPHLPTSL
- a CDS encoding uracil-DNA glycosylase, which encodes MAPRPLNELVEAGWAKALEPVAERIAAMGDFLRAEIASGRTYLPSGANVLRAFQQPFDDVRVLIVGQDPYPTPGMAIGLSFAVAPEVRSLPGSLENIFREMHSDLGLPRPSNGDLTPWTQQGVLLLNRALTTAPRKPGAHRDKGWEEVTEQAIRALAARGKPLVSILWGRDARNARPLLGDLPAIESAHPSPMSADRGFFGSRPFSRANDLLVGQGAQPVEWRLP
- a CDS encoding N-acetylglucosamine kinase; the protein is MTADINPGDGPGTDSGILAVDSGGSGLRVALGTAERGALARRSSQVPVRTGARGIDPDHLMAQLVPLVRALTDETGVPPPATAVVGAAGLGTLGHALRAELPGALAREFGVRTTALAADAVTAYVGALGARPGAVVVAGTGLIALGTDLTAWQRADGWGHLLGDCGGGAWIGRAGLEAALRAYDGRPGGSAPLLARAEERFGPTPGLPGQLYPRPDRPAVLASFAPYVAGCAADDPVAAGILRTAARHLAESAAAVCPRGGEPRIALTGGLFKIGDPLLVPLEGELARRLPHALRVPAEGDPLDGAVRIATALATGALTLPGEESLLSVVQQT
- a CDS encoding sirohydrochlorin chelatase — its product is MSSPTGPASGLPVRMPRPRQPGRHRRPEPLAAPEGAPALVLAVPGTPSAAVRSLAEEIVSIARSELPGLDARIGYLDGDDTEFPTLQSMLVYAAEERTARFEHARAAGLDVKEPDGPVAVVVPLLAGPDGALLRQVRQAVMESRIAAELTDVLGPHPLLAEALHVRLSEAGLARADRARLFTVATAADGIILASVGGEEAVQAAGITGMLLAARLAVPVMAAALDQEGSIASVAEQLRSSGSQQLALAPYLIGPEINATLIDAAAEEAGCAAAEALGPYPAIGKLALAKYTTALGIAPPQPQGAPVR
- a CDS encoding lactonase family protein, whose protein sequence is MADLGGRRQRAFIGSFTAAGGPGIVAAAVDPADGALTVLSSVNGVPDPSYLALSAAGDTLYAVSETTDGAVAAYRVTGDAPEPTGPPVPVGGSGPTHLSVFDGHVLTANYGSGSVTAVPLRPDGTLARVASGVLRHTGSGPHTRRQQGPHAHQVQPDPSGRWAVSVDLGTDSVRVCALRDGSPVVHGEHALRPGSGPRHLAFHPGGEYAYVVNELTPTVTACRWDASDGSLKPLAETAVLPGAPAGDAYPSGLVVSPDGRFVWTATRGEDVLSVFAVEGGGEALRLVGTVPCAGHWPRAIAVDGTGGFLYVANERSGDVTWFTLDPATGLPRRGGSIAVPAASCVILG
- a CDS encoding FUSC family protein; translation: MLKRAFVAPDPGKARLRFASRAVLGIGLAVALCALAGHSMTAAITGGLAALLALFTVTDATVRGQAVTTALLPAVGLPVLGLAAVLHDLPVARDLAFLAVVGAGAYARRWGPRGHSLGVFAFMTFFAAQFLHTVPGQLPELYAAVTLSLAASSAVRFGMWCYERRRPVATTAVAPPTGGTGLARITTRQAIQATAGAGMALVVGQALSDQRWYWAVGATWWVFVNTTSRGETLIRGFRRFLGTVIGIALGLVVAVPLHGEPVATAVIVAVAVFGIFYSAAVSYTWMMLAVTVLASALYGLLGLLDPALLALRVTETAVGALGAGLAVLLVLPVTTHSVTDAWVERALRCVHACTAEAAARLAGSPTADPARRAAELEQILARVRQSLAPLVHPLSPLRARKGRARHILALLDDCAREVRGLASVAADPEASHDARLVAACWRVEAAVETLTAPPADGPPRHAGETAAAPRSAAPAEPVLAHLHALEQALLELAGPLRGAHRVPLGA